AAGGGACGGCGCTTTAGCGCTTACGTGAAATCGTACAACGGTCCTGGTGTTCCCGCCCGGTTCGTCTAACGGAGAACCTCCCTTTTCCGGACGAAGAACGGGGCTTCGCGCCCGGACCGGCTGACTTCAAGGGAGCCCATTTCCAATGGCGCTTTACGAACACGTGTTTATTGCGCGGCAGGATGTGTCCGCGCAGCAGGTCGAGACTCTGACCGAAGAGTTCAAGACCGTGCTTGAGAGCAATGGTGGCTCGGTTGCCAAGGCCGAGTACTGGGGCATCAAGACGCTTGCCTACAAGATCAAGAAGAACCGCAAGGGCCACTACACCCTGCTGAACATCGACGCCCCGCACGCCGCGGTTGCCGAGATGGAACGCCAGATGGGCCTGCATGACGACATCCTGCGCTTCATCACCCTGCGGGTGGATGAGCACGAGGAAGGCCCGTCGGCCATGATGCAGGCGCGCGGCCGTGACGACCGCCGCGGCGGTCGTGGCGGTGATCGTGGTGGCCGGGGTGGTGATCGTGGTGGCCGTGGTGATCGCGGTGACCGTGGTGGCGACCGTGGCGATCGCGGTGGTGACCGCAGCGCCCCTGAGGCCCGCAAAGAGGCAGAAGCCAAGAAAGAAGGAGCAGACGCATGAAGGTAATTCCTTCCGACGCAGCCCGCCGGCCGTTCTTCCGCCGCCGCAAGACCTGCCCGTTCTCCGGCGCCAACGCTCCGAAGATCGACTACAAGGACACCCGTCTCCTGCAGCGCTACGTTTCCGAGCGCGGCAAGATCGTGCCGAGCCGCATCACGGCCGTGTCCGCCAAGAAGCAGCGTGAGCTGGCCCGCGCCATCAAGCGCGCCCGCTTCATGGCGCTGCTGCCTTACGTGGTCGACTAAGACACACGACGTTTGAGGGCCCGCCGGATCATTTACCGCGCGGGCCCTTTTTCCGTTCACTGGCTGAGACCGCTACCTTGCGCATGGGAAACATCCCACCCTGGGTCATCGGCGTGCTGGCGGGCCTTGCCAGCAGCACGCTCTATGCGGCTGCGTCCGGCGGCGCGACGCCGGCGATCGTTCTTCTCTACCTGTCGCCGCTCCCCATTTTCATCGCAGGCCTCGGCTGGGGCTCCCTGATGGCGCTGATCGCCGGGGGCACGGGCCTGGTCCTCACCTCCCTGTTCAACGGCATTTCAAGCGGCGTGGTCTATCTCGCCGTGGAAGTGGCAGCCCCCCTGTGGCTGATGCGGCTGGCGCTGACTTCGCGGGCCGTGGGCGGCCGCGGTGCCTCGGCGGCTGCGCGGGCGGCACGGGCGCGGGAAGCGCATCACCGGGCGGTGGCTGCCGGTGAGATCGACGGGCCGCCGGACGACCTGCCCGAGCCCGAGGTGACCTGGTATCCGCCGGGCCTGCTGGTGGTGTGGACGACGGCGATTGCCGCCTCGCTGCTGCTGATCTCGATCCTGTCGATGACGGTGACCGAGAACGGCCTGCGCGGAGCGATCATGCAGATGATCAATACGGGCATTGTTGATACGGGCGAGCTTGGGCGGGTGCTGGACGCACGCGGCTTCGACATCAGCCCGCGGGCGTTCCTGGCGGGGATCGCCAGTTTCGTGCCGGCCATGGCGGCGAGCCTGTGGCTGATCATGACGCTGGCCAACATGATGGTGGCGCAGCTCATCCTGGTGCGGCTGGGGCGCGCTGCGCGGCCGACGCCGTCGATCGCGGAATTGCGCTATCCGAAGCTGTTTCTGGCGATCTTCCCGGCCTCACTGCTGTTTGCCTTCCTGCCGGGGGAAGCGGGCTTTGCGGGGGCGTCGCTGGCGGC
The sequence above is drawn from the Pyruvatibacter mobilis genome and encodes:
- the rpsF gene encoding 30S ribosomal protein S6, with product MALYEHVFIARQDVSAQQVETLTEEFKTVLESNGGSVAKAEYWGIKTLAYKIKKNRKGHYTLLNIDAPHAAVAEMERQMGLHDDILRFITLRVDEHEEGPSAMMQARGRDDRRGGRGGDRGGRGGDRGGRGDRGDRGGDRGDRGGDRSAPEARKEAEAKKEGADA
- the rpsR gene encoding 30S ribosomal protein S18, with translation MKVIPSDAARRPFFRRRKTCPFSGANAPKIDYKDTRLLQRYVSERGKIVPSRITAVSAKKQRELARAIKRARFMALLPYVVD
- a CDS encoding DUF2232 domain-containing protein, yielding MGNIPPWVIGVLAGLASSTLYAAASGGATPAIVLLYLSPLPIFIAGLGWGSLMALIAGGTGLVLTSLFNGISSGVVYLAVEVAAPLWLMRLALTSRAVGGRGASAAARAARAREAHHRAVAAGEIDGPPDDLPEPEVTWYPPGLLVVWTTAIAASLLLISILSMTVTENGLRGAIMQMINTGIVDTGELGRVLDARGFDISPRAFLAGIASFVPAMAASLWLIMTLANMMVAQLILVRLGRAARPTPSIAELRYPKLFLAIFPASLLFAFLPGEAGFAGASLAAVLFIPYFLLGLATIHAISRRWQARSAALTGFYTALVLLSPLVAVLVGCLGLADAWMGLRERYAPDLEAA